In Acinonyx jubatus isolate Ajub_Pintada_27869175 chromosome B3, VMU_Ajub_asm_v1.0, whole genome shotgun sequence, a genomic segment contains:
- the NRG4 gene encoding pro-neuregulin-4, membrane-bound isoform isoform X1 produces MKVSGEIPALPDTHPANLDWPLPPARPQDPDTEAGKPRPRPASRTHTCCLGSGFAWLCSGAGRSSRSRGSPVRPPAPSRLCRSLGSSAHRARGRARGLAPEAYQGSRLRPRLPPSARAPPAAAERRRGCLGNSSLGGSGWRLQPGRGRGLGSHQGPNAARRRRGVDIPGFNVVVIGIISHTKMSFEVSPIFFKLKRLFQEY; encoded by the exons ATGAAGGTCAGCGGTGAGATCCCAGCCCTCCCGGACACGCATCCTGCAAACCTCGACTGGCCCCTACCTCCGGCCCGGCCACAGGACCCGGACACCGAGGCGGGGAAGCCCCGGCCACGGCCGGCTTCGAGGACACATACCTGCTGCCTGGGCTCAGGATTCGCTTGGCTCTGCAGCGGTGCCGGCCGCAGCTCGCGCTCCCGGGGCTCCCCTgtccgcccccccgccccctcgcGGCTCTGCCGCTCCCTGGGCTCCTCCGCCCACCGCGCTCGGGGGCGCGCGCGCGGTCTCGCTCCGGAGGCTTACCAGGGCTCGCGCCTGCGCCCTCGCCTCCCGCCGTCCGCGCGCGCGCCCCCGGCGGCTGCGGAGCGGCGGCGCGGCTGTCTAGGAAACAGCAGTCTCGGCGGGTCCGGCTGGCGGCTGCAgccgggcagggggcgggggctgggtAGCCACCAGGGCCCGAACGCAGCGCGCCGGCGTCGTGGCGTGG ATATACCCGGTTTTAATGTGGTTGTAATTGGCATAATATCCCATACCAAAATGTCTTTTGAGGTAAGTCCGattttctttaagttaaaaaGACTCTTTCAAGAGTACTAG
- the NRG4 gene encoding pro-neuregulin-4, membrane-bound isoform isoform X2, translating into MKVSGEIPALPDTHPANLDWPLPPARPQDPDTEAGKPRPRPASRTHTCCLGSGFAWLCSGAGRSSRSRGSPVRPPAPSRLCRSLGSSAHRARGRARGLAPEAYQGSRLRPRLPPSARAPPAAAERRRGCLGNSSLGGSGWRLQPGRGRGLGSHQGPNAARRRRGVDIPGFNVVVIGIISHTKMSFEQKK; encoded by the exons ATGAAGGTCAGCGGTGAGATCCCAGCCCTCCCGGACACGCATCCTGCAAACCTCGACTGGCCCCTACCTCCGGCCCGGCCACAGGACCCGGACACCGAGGCGGGGAAGCCCCGGCCACGGCCGGCTTCGAGGACACATACCTGCTGCCTGGGCTCAGGATTCGCTTGGCTCTGCAGCGGTGCCGGCCGCAGCTCGCGCTCCCGGGGCTCCCCTgtccgcccccccgccccctcgcGGCTCTGCCGCTCCCTGGGCTCCTCCGCCCACCGCGCTCGGGGGCGCGCGCGCGGTCTCGCTCCGGAGGCTTACCAGGGCTCGCGCCTGCGCCCTCGCCTCCCGCCGTCCGCGCGCGCGCCCCCGGCGGCTGCGGAGCGGCGGCGCGGCTGTCTAGGAAACAGCAGTCTCGGCGGGTCCGGCTGGCGGCTGCAgccgggcagggggcgggggctgggtAGCCACCAGGGCCCGAACGCAGCGCGCCGGCGTCGTGGCGTGG ATATACCCGGTTTTAATGTGGTTGTAATTGGCATAATATCCCATACCAAAATGTCTTTTGAG CAGAAGAAATAG
- the NRG4 gene encoding pro-neuregulin-4, membrane-bound isoform isoform X3 codes for MKVSGEIPALPDTHPANLDWPLPPARPQDPDTEAGKPRPRPASRTHTCCLGSGFAWLCSGAGRSSRSRGSPVRPPAPSRLCRSLGSSAHRARGRARGLAPEAYQGSRLRPRLPPSARAPPAAAERRRGCLGNSSLGGSGWRLQPGRGRGLGSHQGPNAARRRRGVDIPGFNVVVIGIISHTKMSFEKK; via the exons ATGAAGGTCAGCGGTGAGATCCCAGCCCTCCCGGACACGCATCCTGCAAACCTCGACTGGCCCCTACCTCCGGCCCGGCCACAGGACCCGGACACCGAGGCGGGGAAGCCCCGGCCACGGCCGGCTTCGAGGACACATACCTGCTGCCTGGGCTCAGGATTCGCTTGGCTCTGCAGCGGTGCCGGCCGCAGCTCGCGCTCCCGGGGCTCCCCTgtccgcccccccgccccctcgcGGCTCTGCCGCTCCCTGGGCTCCTCCGCCCACCGCGCTCGGGGGCGCGCGCGCGGTCTCGCTCCGGAGGCTTACCAGGGCTCGCGCCTGCGCCCTCGCCTCCCGCCGTCCGCGCGCGCGCCCCCGGCGGCTGCGGAGCGGCGGCGCGGCTGTCTAGGAAACAGCAGTCTCGGCGGGTCCGGCTGGCGGCTGCAgccgggcagggggcgggggctgggtAGCCACCAGGGCCCGAACGCAGCGCGCCGGCGTCGTGGCGTGG ATATACCCGGTTTTAATGTGGTTGTAATTGGCATAATATCCCATACCAAAATGTCTTTTGAG AAGAAATAG